One stretch of Sphingomonas rosea DNA includes these proteins:
- a CDS encoding acetyl-CoA carboxylase carboxyltransferase subunit alpha, producing MLTFLDFEKPIAELETRVAELKDTARGGDLDLAPEIEKLEAKSSRLLKETYSRLTPWQKTQVARHPERPHFRDYVAGLTDEFIPLAGDRAFADDQAIIGGLAMIDGRKVVILGHEKGADTQTRLKHNFGMAKPEGYRKAIRLMDLADRFGLPLVSLVDTPGAFPGVQAEERGQAEAIARSTERGLALKVPSVAAIVGEGGSGGAVAIAAANRVLMFEHAVYSVISPEGCASILWRTADKAADAAEAMKVTAADLLGLHVIDRIVPEPLGGAHRDSAGAIASLKAAIVEELDELAEKGPEELRQMRREKFLAIS from the coding sequence ATGTTGACCTTCCTCGATTTCGAAAAGCCCATCGCCGAGCTCGAAACGCGTGTCGCCGAGCTCAAGGACACCGCCCGTGGGGGCGACCTCGATCTCGCGCCCGAGATCGAGAAGCTGGAGGCGAAGAGCAGCAGGCTCCTCAAGGAGACCTATTCGCGGCTGACCCCGTGGCAGAAGACGCAGGTCGCGCGCCATCCCGAGCGGCCGCACTTCCGCGATTATGTCGCGGGCCTCACCGACGAATTCATTCCGCTCGCCGGCGACCGCGCCTTTGCCGACGACCAGGCGATCATCGGCGGGCTGGCCATGATCGACGGCCGCAAGGTCGTGATCCTCGGCCACGAGAAAGGCGCGGACACGCAGACCCGCCTCAAGCACAATTTCGGCATGGCCAAGCCCGAGGGCTATCGCAAGGCGATCCGCCTGATGGATCTCGCCGACCGCTTCGGGCTTCCGCTGGTCAGCCTGGTCGATACGCCCGGCGCCTTTCCGGGCGTCCAGGCCGAGGAGCGCGGGCAGGCCGAGGCGATCGCCCGCTCGACCGAGCGCGGGCTTGCGCTCAAGGTCCCGAGCGTCGCCGCGATCGTCGGCGAGGGCGGCTCGGGCGGCGCGGTGGCGATTGCCGCCGCCAACCGGGTCCTGATGTTCGAGCATGCGGTCTATTCGGTGATCAGCCCCGAGGGCTGCGCCTCGATCCTGTGGCGCACCGCCGACAAGGCCGCCGACGCCGCCGAAGCGATGAAGGTGACTGCCGCGGACCTCCTCGGGCTCCACGTCATCGACCGGATCGTGCCCGAACCGCTCGGCGGCGCCCACCGCGACAGCGCCGGTGCGATCGCCAGCCTCAAGGCGGCGATCGTCGAGGAGCTCGACGAATTGGCGGAAAAGGGCCCCGAAGAGCTCCGCCAGATGCGCCGCGAAAAGTTTCTCGCCATCAGCTGA
- a CDS encoding tyrosine recombinase yields the protein MSPDTRALIDRFADALAAERGAARNTLLAYRSDLAAAADVVGELGRAGTAELGRLAGAWEELSPATLARRSAALRRFYGFLVDEGLRADDPSAALPRPRTVRPLPRVLDAGEVDAMFREAEDRAASGEPLRLRNLALLELLYGSGLRATELVSLPARALARPEPFLILAGKGGKERLVPISDRARAAVAKWREALPKGAAWLFPGGTKHISRVRLFQLVRAMAAEAGIAPERVSPHVLRHAFATHLLGNGADLRVLQALLGHADIATTQIYTHVDAGRLVELVNRVHPLARGPLAKGRSSA from the coding sequence GTGAGCCCCGACACCCGCGCGCTGATCGACCGCTTCGCCGATGCGCTGGCGGCCGAACGGGGCGCGGCGCGCAATACCTTGCTCGCCTATCGCAGCGACCTCGCCGCCGCCGCCGACGTGGTGGGGGAGTTGGGTAGGGCGGGCACCGCCGAGCTCGGCAGGCTCGCAGGGGCGTGGGAGGAACTGAGCCCGGCGACGCTCGCCCGGCGCTCGGCCGCGCTCCGGCGCTTCTACGGCTTCCTTGTCGACGAGGGGTTGCGGGCGGATGACCCTTCCGCCGCCCTGCCGCGACCGCGCACCGTCCGGCCGCTGCCGCGCGTGCTCGACGCGGGCGAGGTCGATGCGATGTTCCGCGAGGCCGAGGATCGGGCGGCGAGCGGCGAGCCGCTGCGGCTGCGCAACCTCGCTCTGCTCGAGCTGCTCTACGGCTCGGGCCTGCGCGCGACCGAGCTCGTCAGCCTGCCCGCGCGGGCCTTGGCGCGGCCCGAGCCGTTCCTCATCCTCGCGGGCAAGGGCGGCAAGGAGCGGCTCGTCCCTATTTCCGACCGGGCGCGGGCGGCAGTGGCGAAGTGGCGCGAGGCGCTGCCCAAGGGCGCGGCCTGGCTCTTTCCCGGTGGCACCAAGCACATCAGCCGCGTGCGCCTGTTCCAGCTCGTCCGGGCCATGGCCGCCGAGGCGGGAATCGCGCCCGAGCGGGTCAGCCCGCACGTCCTGCGCCACGCCTTTGCGACGCACCTGCTCGGTAATGGCGCGGACCTGCGCGTGCTTCAGGCGCTGCTCGGCCACGCCGACATCGCCACCACGCAAATCTACACCCATGTCGATGCCGGCCGGCTGGTCGAGCTCGTCAACCGGGTCCACCCGCTCGCGCGCGGCCCGCTTGCCAAGGGCCGATCATCGGCCTAG
- the aroB gene encoding 3-dehydroquinate synthase produces the protein MKSLTVDAGDERYDVLVGRLEDCRSRLVALARGRPLVVVSEPKVWGLHGAKLEALLPCDPILVPEGEPAKDWPHLRDLIEAFAERNLDRQTTVAAFGGGSVGDLTGLAAGLFKRGLPLIHLPTTLLAQADSAVGGKTAIDALGQKNLVGMFHQPNLVVADVSLLDTLDPRQLRAGYAEVVKYGLIRHEALFEWLEDHGEKLLAGHREYREEAVWQSVAAKARTVEADITDRNGARALLNFGHTFAHALESAAGLGTLLHGEAVAVGMVLAFALSAELGLCPHGDSARVRDHLAGLGLPTTIAETGVDRAALLPLMRGDKKNDAGAIRFVLTRGIGDAFLSEGVEEAKVAAFLDRAA, from the coding sequence GTGAAGAGCCTGACCGTCGATGCGGGGGACGAGCGCTATGACGTGCTCGTCGGCCGCCTGGAGGATTGCCGAAGCCGTCTCGTCGCGCTGGCCCGCGGCCGGCCCCTCGTCGTGGTGTCCGAGCCGAAGGTCTGGGGCCTGCACGGCGCGAAGCTCGAGGCGCTCCTCCCCTGCGATCCCATCCTCGTTCCCGAGGGCGAGCCGGCCAAGGACTGGCCGCACCTGCGCGACCTCATCGAGGCCTTCGCGGAGCGCAATCTCGACCGCCAGACCACCGTCGCGGCCTTCGGCGGCGGTTCGGTCGGGGACCTGACGGGCCTTGCCGCAGGCCTGTTCAAGCGCGGCCTCCCGCTCATCCACCTGCCGACCACCCTCCTCGCCCAGGCCGACAGCGCGGTCGGTGGCAAGACCGCGATCGACGCGCTCGGCCAGAAGAACCTCGTCGGCATGTTCCACCAGCCGAACCTCGTGGTTGCCGACGTCTCGCTCCTCGACACGCTGGACCCGCGCCAACTGCGCGCCGGCTATGCCGAGGTCGTGAAATATGGCCTGATCCGCCACGAGGCCCTGTTTGAATGGCTCGAGGACCATGGCGAGAAGCTACTCGCCGGCCACCGCGAATATCGCGAGGAAGCCGTGTGGCAGAGCGTCGCCGCCAAGGCCCGCACGGTCGAAGCCGACATCACCGACCGCAACGGCGCCCGCGCGCTGCTCAACTTCGGGCACACCTTCGCCCATGCCCTCGAAAGCGCCGCGGGACTCGGTACTCTTCTCCACGGCGAAGCGGTCGCGGTAGGCATGGTGCTCGCCTTCGCGCTCTCGGCCGAACTTGGCCTGTGCCCGCACGGCGACAGCGCCCGCGTGCGCGATCATCTCGCCGGCCTTGGGCTGCCCACGACCATCGCCGAGACCGGGGTCGACCGCGCCGCGCTGCTGCCGCTGATGCGCGGGGACAAGAAGAACGATGCCGGCGCGATCCGCTTCGTCCTCACCCGCGGGATCGGTGATGCGTTCCTGAGCGAAGGAGTCGAGGAAGCGAAGGTCGCCGCCTTCCTCGATCGCGCCGCCTAA
- a CDS encoding cation:proton antiporter: MTNFLTWMTILLGLALFFVMLFRRLGLGATLGYIVGGIVAGPYVLNVSGDAEAINRVSEIGIALLLFLVGLELQPSRLWRLKREIFGLGLGQLLAAGAALAVLVHLVLGIGWGPAAAIGLALGLSSTAQVLPMLRSTGELNSPYGERAFSILLLQDLALIPLITLTAALSVGGDPDAPSGLEMTGLTLAAIVGLVLAGRFVVAPLYRLIGRLGERELFIVAGLTTVIGAAALMHALHLSVALGAFVAGVMLAESPYRHELESDVEPFRSILLGLFFMSVGMLLDLSVIASEPLTVIGLAAAVIALKTAVLYPIARGFGSKPGRAITLAMLLSQAGEFGFVLFASAAAGRMISQDQASLLGAVVTCSMATTPFLMRAIGALQRRQPDKHVDLDGPEFSPETNAIIVGYGRFGQTVAQMLMGKRVPVTLIDLKASQIELAGEFGVKVYYGDGTRIDLLRTAGAGEAEAILFCHDDPDFGPEQLAPLLEAFPQASVMVRVFDRRQAMALDGLDVRLLQREVFESAVAMGRAALDSLGIADREIVRVEQAYRRLDDERLRAQSATGNLHEGMEKSFAHQPLDDEGVAAAKDR, encoded by the coding sequence GTGACCAATTTCCTGACCTGGATGACGATACTGCTCGGCCTCGCGCTGTTCTTCGTCATGCTGTTCCGGCGGCTCGGGCTCGGTGCGACGCTCGGCTACATCGTCGGCGGGATCGTCGCGGGGCCTTACGTCCTCAACGTCTCGGGTGATGCCGAGGCGATCAACCGGGTCAGCGAGATCGGGATCGCGCTGCTGCTGTTCCTGGTCGGCCTCGAGCTCCAGCCTTCGCGGCTGTGGCGGCTGAAGCGCGAGATCTTCGGGCTCGGGCTCGGCCAATTGCTCGCGGCCGGTGCGGCGCTGGCGGTGCTGGTGCACCTCGTGCTCGGCATCGGCTGGGGGCCGGCGGCGGCGATCGGGCTGGCACTTGGCCTGTCGTCCACCGCGCAGGTTCTGCCGATGTTGCGCTCGACCGGCGAGTTGAACAGCCCCTATGGCGAGCGCGCCTTCTCGATCCTGTTGCTGCAGGATCTCGCCCTCATTCCGCTGATCACGCTGACCGCCGCCCTGAGCGTCGGCGGAGATCCGGATGCCCCGTCGGGGCTCGAGATGACCGGGCTGACGCTGGCGGCGATCGTCGGGCTGGTGCTCGCCGGGCGGTTCGTGGTGGCGCCGCTCTACCGGCTGATCGGGCGGCTGGGCGAGCGTGAGCTGTTCATCGTCGCGGGGCTGACCACGGTGATCGGCGCTGCCGCGTTGATGCACGCGCTCCACCTGTCGGTCGCGCTGGGCGCGTTCGTCGCGGGCGTGATGCTCGCCGAGAGCCCCTACCGGCACGAGCTCGAAAGCGACGTCGAGCCATTCCGCTCGATCCTTCTCGGGCTGTTCTTCATGTCGGTCGGGATGCTCCTCGACCTGAGCGTGATCGCGAGCGAGCCGCTGACGGTGATCGGGCTGGCGGCGGCGGTGATCGCGCTCAAGACCGCCGTGCTTTATCCGATCGCACGCGGCTTCGGGAGCAAGCCCGGGCGCGCGATCACGCTTGCCATGCTGCTCTCCCAGGCGGGCGAGTTCGGCTTCGTCCTCTTCGCCAGCGCGGCGGCGGGGCGGATGATCAGCCAGGACCAGGCGAGCCTGCTCGGCGCGGTCGTCACCTGCTCGATGGCGACGACGCCGTTCCTCATGCGCGCGATCGGGGCGCTGCAGCGGCGCCAGCCAGACAAGCATGTCGATCTCGACGGGCCCGAGTTCAGTCCCGAAACCAATGCGATCATCGTCGGCTACGGCCGCTTCGGCCAGACCGTCGCGCAGATGCTGATGGGCAAGCGTGTTCCGGTGACGTTGATCGATCTCAAGGCAAGCCAGATCGAGCTGGCGGGGGAGTTCGGGGTCAAGGTCTATTATGGCGACGGGACGCGGATCGATCTGCTGCGCACCGCCGGCGCCGGAGAGGCCGAGGCGATCCTCTTCTGCCATGACGATCCCGATTTCGGGCCCGAGCAGCTGGCGCCTTTGCTCGAGGCCTTCCCGCAGGCCTCGGTGATGGTCCGGGTGTTCGACCGCCGGCAGGCGATGGCGCTCGACGGCCTCGACGTTCGGCTGCTCCAGCGCGAGGTGTTCGAGAGCGCGGTGGCGATGGGGCGGGCGGCACTCGATTCGCTCGGCATCGCAGACCGCGAGATCGTGCGGGTCGAACAGGCCTATCGCCGGCTCGACGACGAGCGGCTGCGGGCGCAGTCCGCCACCGGCAATCTGCACGAGGGGATGGAGAAGAGCTTCGCGCACCAGCCGCTCGACGACGAGGGCGTGGCGGCGGCGAAGGACCGTTAG
- a CDS encoding shikimate kinase, translating into MARRALPFDGRLDRSVVLVGLMGAGKSTVGRRLARRLGLPFVDSDAEIEDAAGLSAGEVFQRFGERDFRDGERRVVARLVTGPVRVIATGGGAFVNETTRALLNDKCITVWLDAPVGLLAERTARRPATRPMLNNGDRAETLSRLIDERRPAYAEAHIRIASEGGAHHEVVERIVAALDRHLKEPK; encoded by the coding sequence ATGGCGCGGCGTGCACTTCCCTTTGATGGTCGATTGGATCGCTCGGTGGTGCTCGTGGGCCTCATGGGGGCGGGCAAGTCGACCGTCGGCCGCCGCCTCGCGCGCCGCCTCGGCCTCCCCTTCGTCGACAGCGACGCCGAGATCGAGGACGCCGCGGGCCTGTCCGCCGGCGAAGTTTTCCAGCGCTTCGGCGAGCGCGACTTTCGCGATGGCGAGCGGCGGGTGGTCGCGCGCCTTGTCACCGGCCCCGTCCGGGTGATCGCGACCGGAGGCGGCGCCTTCGTCAACGAGACCACCCGCGCACTCCTCAACGACAAATGCATCACGGTCTGGCTCGACGCGCCGGTCGGGCTCCTGGCCGAACGCACCGCGCGCCGTCCCGCGACCCGGCCAATGCTCAACAACGGGGATCGCGCCGAGACCCTCTCGCGGCTGATCGACGAACGCCGCCCGGCCTATGCCGAGGCCCACATCCGGATTGCGAGCGAAGGCGGCGCCCACCATGAGGTGGTCGAGAGGATCGTCGCCGCGCTCGACCGCCATCTCAAGGAGCCAAAGTGA